A single Chiloscyllium punctatum isolate Juve2018m chromosome 26, sChiPun1.3, whole genome shotgun sequence DNA region contains:
- the sall1a gene encoding sal-like protein 1a isoform X2, which produces MEVDTSSITSNNNISSSNSNNNSNTSSNYPTMGTSAVTTPLPHIGDLTALGNFSMLNSNVIIENLQSTKVAVAQFSQETRSNSASNSKVAVPALMEQLLALQQQQIHQLQLIEQIRHQIILLASQNADIPPPVNSSQGTIGTAVNPLTTLSSHLSQQLAAAAGLAQSLASQSASINGGKQLHLPQSSLGSTVAQPGSSSPKVNTSSLPSTIQPSESVSTNTISGSQLISPSVSTVSTPALGISSLLSPASSLSSSLLPQTSTSTSVFSTPLSSIETTSGNLGSMSALVNQRKGKPPNVVVFETKSSSDEAFFKHKCRFCAKVFGSDSALQIHLRSHTGERPYKCNICGNRFSTKGNLKVHFQRHREKYPHIHMNPYPVPEHLDNVPTNTGIPYGMSIPPEKPITSWLDSKPVLPTLTTSVGLPLPSTISGLSAIIKSEECQSISVNQSSCSPPGSVKSDLGATEPSVKNANDLDEVEESASPTSNGKLDENTQSINSVTSLAVPVSSSASDSGLSTTSAFTSPLIPLMSEQFKSKFPFGGLLDTLQASETSKLQQLVENIDRKMTDPNQCVICHRVLSCHSALKMHYRTHTGERPFKCKVCGRAFTTKGNLKTHYGVHRAMPPLRVQHSCPICQKKFTNAVVLQQHIRMHMGGQIPNTPVADNYPESMESDTASFEDKNFDDIDEYSDENMEDCPDSSVPDTPKSAEASQGSLSPSPLPSEMSSIVALENQMKMINAGLVEQLQASLRSGENGSADGDQMTSDSFSMLGDMESQSAGSPAISESTSSMQAPSPTNSNTDSRRSKSPSCEERQHRTLLSDLSNSVSPATTNGGALDLTSSNAERIIKDDALNMLFPTRDRGKLRNTSCDICGKAFACQSALDIHYRSHTKERPYICTVCNRGFSTKGNLKQHMLTHQMRDLPSQLFEPNNTNVGPNQSSSNVAANSLTSLIKTEVNGFMHGCSQDCKDPPASLISSGPLSASAISPVLPAPQRRTPKQHYCTACGKTFSSSSALQIHERTHTGEKPFACTICGRAFTTKGNLKVHMGTHMWNSAPARRGRRLSVDGPMAFLSGNPIKFTEMLQKDLAVRARDGDPSSFWNQYAAALTNGLAMKTNEISVIQNGGLPPNPASLGNGGSSPISGLTGSMEKLHNTELSAPLAGLEKMSATENGTNHKFTQLVEDNKEIVSN; this is translated from the exons ATGGAGGTGGACACTTCCAGCATCACTAGCAACAACAACATTAGCAGTTCTAACAGTAATAACAATAGTAATACAAGCAGTAATTATCCCACAATGGGTACCTCAGCTGTCACAACACCTCTACCTCATATAGGTGATCTAACAGCTCTGGGAAATTTCTCAATGTTAAACAGTAATGTGATCATTGAAAATCTTCAAAGTACTAAAGTGGCTGTAGCCCAGTTCTCCCAGGAAACAAGATCTAATAGTGCATCAAACAGTAAAGTTGCTGTTCCAGCACTTATGGAACAACTACTGGCTTTGCAGCAACAACAgatccatcagttacagcttatTGAACAAATCCGTCACCAGATAATCCTATtggcttcccaaaatgcagataTTCCACCACCAGTCAACTCTTCCCAAGGTACTATAGGAACTGCTGTTAATCCATTAACTACGCTTAGTTCACATCTATCTCAGCAGCTTGCTGCTGCAGCTGGGCTAGCACAGAGCCTTGCCAGCCAATCTGCCAGCATCAATGGTGGAAAGCAACTTCATCTACCTCAGAGCAGCCTTGGAAGCACTGTAGCTCAGCCTGGCAGTAGTTCTCCAAAAGTAAACACATCCTCATTGCCTAGTACCATACAGCCCTCTGAAAGTGTATCTACAAATACCATTAGTGGTTCTCAGTTAATCAGTCCTTCAGTATCGACAGTGTCCACACCAGCTCTTGGAATTAGCAGTTTACTAAGTCCTGCATCCAGTTTGTCCAGCTCACTGCTACCTCAAACCTCCACGTCCACTTCTGTGTTTTCCACTCCTCTCTCAAGCATCGAAACGACTTCAGGAAACCTTGGCTCAATGTCAGCTCTGGTAAATCAAAGGAAAGGCAAACCACCAAATGTGGTAGTATTTGAGACTAAAAGCAGCTCTGATGAGGCTTTCTTTAAACATAAGTGCAGGTTCTGTGCTAAAGTGTTTGGAAGTGACAGTGCCTTGCAGATTCATTTGCGCTCCCATACCGGTGAGAGACCATATAAATGCAACATTTGTGGTAACAGATTTTCCACAAAAGGAAATTTGAAGGTCCACTTTCAGAGGCACAGAGAAAAATATCCCCATATCCATATGAACCCCTATCCAGTTCCAGAACATTTAGACAATGTTCCAACTAATACAGGTATTCCATATGGAATGTCTATACCACCTGAAAAACCCATAACAAGTTGGCTGGATAGTAAACCTGTATTACCTACATTGACCACATCTGTGGGTCTACCACTCCCCTCAACCATATCAGGTTTGTCTGCTATTATCAAATCAGAGGAGTGTCAGTCTATCTCAGTTAATCAGTCTTCTTGTAGCCCTCCAGGCTCAGTCAAGAGTGACTTGGGAGCAACAGAACCCTCTGTGAAAAATgctaatgatttggatgaagtgGAAGAAAGTGCTTCACCTACCTCAAATGGTAAACTAGATGAAAACACACAATCTATTAATTCTGTCACCAGCTTGGCTGTCCCTGTCAGTTCAAGTGCATCTGATTCAGGTCTAAGTACTACTTCTGCTTTTACAAGCCCACTTATACCACTTATGTCAGAACAGTTTAAGTCAAAGTTTCCATTTGGAGGTCTCTTAGATACTTTACAGGCGTCAGAAACTTCAAAGTTGCAACAGTTAGTGGAAAATATTGACAGAAAGATGACGGACCCCAACCAATGTGTCATTTGCCATCGTGTTCTTAGTTGCCATAGTGCACTGAAGATGCATTATCGTACACATACTGGTGAAAGGCCCTTCAAATGCAAAGTCTGTGGTCGCGCATTCACAACTAAGGGAAACCTGAAGACCCATTATGGTGTTCATCGTGCCATGCCACCATTGAGAGTTCAACATTCTTGTCCGATCTGCCAGAAGAAATTCACAAATGCTGTTGTATTGCAGCAGCATATTAGAATGCATATGGGAGGCCAGATTCCAAATACTCCAGTTGCTGACAACTATCCTGAATCTATGGAATCTGACACAGCTTCATTTGAAGACAAAAATTTTGATGATATAGATGAGTATTCAGATGAGAATATGGAAGATTGTCCTGATAGCAGTGTACCAGATACACCCAAATCTGCAGAGGCATCTCAAGGCAGTTTATCTCCATCTCCATTGCCATCAGAAATGTCCAGTATTGTAGCTCTTGAGAATCAAATGAAAATGATCAATGCTGGTCTTGTTGAGCAACTCCAAGCAAGCCTCAGGTCAGGTGAGAATGGATCAGCTGATGGAGACCAAATGACTAGTGACTCTTTTTCAATGCTAGGGGATATGGAGAGCCAAAGTGCTGGAAGTCCTGCCATTTCAGAATCTACCTCTTCCATGCAGGCTCCATCCCCAACCAACAGCAACACAGATAGTCGTAGGTCAAAATCACCAAGCTGTGAAGAGAGACAGCACAGAACTCTACTATCAGATTTATCTAATTCAGTGTCTCCAGCAACCACCAATGGTGGTGCCTTAGACCTGACTTCCAGTAATGCAGAACGAATAATTAAAGATGATGCTTTAAACATGCTATTTCCCACTCGAGATCGGGGTAAGTTAAGGAATACATCTTGTGATATCTGTGGCAAAGCATTTGCTTGTCAGAGTGCCTTGGACATTCATTACAGAAGCCATACCAAAGAGCGTCCATATATTTGCACAGTATGCAATCGTGGCTTTTCCACTAAGGGTAATTTGAAGCAGCATATGTTGACACATCAGATGCGGGACCTTCCATCTCAACTGTTTGAACCCAACAATACTAATGTAGGTCCTAACCAGAGTTCTTCAAATGTGGCTGCTAACAGTTTGACATCCCTAATCAAAACTGAGGTTAATGGTTTCATGCATGGGTGTTCCCAGGACTGTAAAGATCCACCTGCTAGCCTTATTTCATCAGGGCCGCTGTCTGCATCTGCTATCTCACCTGTCCTTCCAGCACCGCAAAGAAGAACTCCGAAACAGCATTACTGCACAGCATGTGGTAAAACATTCTCCTCCTCCAGCGCTCTGCAGATACATGAGAGAACACATACAGGAGAAAAACCATTTGCCTGTACTATATGTGGAAGAGCTTTTACCACCAAAGGCAACCTGAAG GTTCATATGGGGACACACATGTGGAACAGTGCCCCTGCGAGGCGAGGACGGCGTCTTTCAGTAGATGGTCCCATGGCATTCCTAAGCGGAAATCCCATTAAATTCACAGAAATGCTTCAGAAAGATTTGGCTGTTCGGGCTCGTGATGGAGACCCTTCTTCATTTTGGAACCAGTACGCAGCAGCACTAACAAATGGCTTAGCGATGAAGACCAATGAGATATCAGTGATTCAGAATGGTGGACTTCCTCCAAACCCCGCTAGTCTGGGAAATGGTGGCAGCTCACCAATCAGTGGTTTAACAGGGAGCATGGAGAAGCTTCACAATACTGAACTTAGTGCACCTCTAGCTGGTCTGGAGAAAATGTCAGCCACTGAAAATGGAACGAACCATAAATTCACCCAGTTGGTAGAAGACAACAAAGAAATTGTATCAAACTGA
- the sall1a gene encoding sal-like protein 1a isoform X1 — MRTEGDRVNFRNFATPEFVIFYSLADVSTTMSRRKQAKPQHIKSDQDIALSAENGTPQEGHEERIIKNGDAHVCGRCCAEFFELPDFLRHKKNCTKKQLVLIVNENSTAPSEASSPRSPENPVEEANDKINSISQADCNDLVEHKKVDQEESMEVDTSSITSNNNISSSNSNNNSNTSSNYPTMGTSAVTTPLPHIGDLTALGNFSMLNSNVIIENLQSTKVAVAQFSQETRSNSASNSKVAVPALMEQLLALQQQQIHQLQLIEQIRHQIILLASQNADIPPPVNSSQGTIGTAVNPLTTLSSHLSQQLAAAAGLAQSLASQSASINGGKQLHLPQSSLGSTVAQPGSSSPKVNTSSLPSTIQPSESVSTNTISGSQLISPSVSTVSTPALGISSLLSPASSLSSSLLPQTSTSTSVFSTPLSSIETTSGNLGSMSALVNQRKGKPPNVVVFETKSSSDEAFFKHKCRFCAKVFGSDSALQIHLRSHTGERPYKCNICGNRFSTKGNLKVHFQRHREKYPHIHMNPYPVPEHLDNVPTNTGIPYGMSIPPEKPITSWLDSKPVLPTLTTSVGLPLPSTISGLSAIIKSEECQSISVNQSSCSPPGSVKSDLGATEPSVKNANDLDEVEESASPTSNGKLDENTQSINSVTSLAVPVSSSASDSGLSTTSAFTSPLIPLMSEQFKSKFPFGGLLDTLQASETSKLQQLVENIDRKMTDPNQCVICHRVLSCHSALKMHYRTHTGERPFKCKVCGRAFTTKGNLKTHYGVHRAMPPLRVQHSCPICQKKFTNAVVLQQHIRMHMGGQIPNTPVADNYPESMESDTASFEDKNFDDIDEYSDENMEDCPDSSVPDTPKSAEASQGSLSPSPLPSEMSSIVALENQMKMINAGLVEQLQASLRSGENGSADGDQMTSDSFSMLGDMESQSAGSPAISESTSSMQAPSPTNSNTDSRRSKSPSCEERQHRTLLSDLSNSVSPATTNGGALDLTSSNAERIIKDDALNMLFPTRDRGKLRNTSCDICGKAFACQSALDIHYRSHTKERPYICTVCNRGFSTKGNLKQHMLTHQMRDLPSQLFEPNNTNVGPNQSSSNVAANSLTSLIKTEVNGFMHGCSQDCKDPPASLISSGPLSASAISPVLPAPQRRTPKQHYCTACGKTFSSSSALQIHERTHTGEKPFACTICGRAFTTKGNLKVHMGTHMWNSAPARRGRRLSVDGPMAFLSGNPIKFTEMLQKDLAVRARDGDPSSFWNQYAAALTNGLAMKTNEISVIQNGGLPPNPASLGNGGSSPISGLTGSMEKLHNTELSAPLAGLEKMSATENGTNHKFTQLVEDNKEIVSN; from the exons ATGCGCACTGAAGGCGACAGGGTCAATTTCCGTAATTTTGCAACTCCAGAATTTGTAATTTTTTATTCGCTTGCTGATGTATCAACCACCATGTCGCGTCGGAAGCAGGCGAAGCCGCAACACATCAAGTCGGACCAGGATATAGCATTATCCGCAGAGAACG GAACTCCACAAGAAGGGCACGAAGAACGAATCATTAAGAATGGGGATGCTCATGTCTGTGGCCGATGTTGTGCTGAGTTCTTTGAACTGCCTGATTTCCTCCGTCACAAGAAAAATTGCACTAAGAAACAATTGGTTCTAATTGTAAATGAGAATTCAACAGCTCCTTCAGAAGCCTCCTCTCCAAGATCTCCTGAAAATCCTGTTGAAGAAGCAAATGACAAAATTAATAGTATAAGTCAAGCAGACTGCAATGACCTTGTAGAGCATAAAAAAGTTGACCAGGAAGAATCCATGGAGGTGGACACTTCCAGCATCACTAGCAACAACAACATTAGCAGTTCTAACAGTAATAACAATAGTAATACAAGCAGTAATTATCCCACAATGGGTACCTCAGCTGTCACAACACCTCTACCTCATATAGGTGATCTAACAGCTCTGGGAAATTTCTCAATGTTAAACAGTAATGTGATCATTGAAAATCTTCAAAGTACTAAAGTGGCTGTAGCCCAGTTCTCCCAGGAAACAAGATCTAATAGTGCATCAAACAGTAAAGTTGCTGTTCCAGCACTTATGGAACAACTACTGGCTTTGCAGCAACAACAgatccatcagttacagcttatTGAACAAATCCGTCACCAGATAATCCTATtggcttcccaaaatgcagataTTCCACCACCAGTCAACTCTTCCCAAGGTACTATAGGAACTGCTGTTAATCCATTAACTACGCTTAGTTCACATCTATCTCAGCAGCTTGCTGCTGCAGCTGGGCTAGCACAGAGCCTTGCCAGCCAATCTGCCAGCATCAATGGTGGAAAGCAACTTCATCTACCTCAGAGCAGCCTTGGAAGCACTGTAGCTCAGCCTGGCAGTAGTTCTCCAAAAGTAAACACATCCTCATTGCCTAGTACCATACAGCCCTCTGAAAGTGTATCTACAAATACCATTAGTGGTTCTCAGTTAATCAGTCCTTCAGTATCGACAGTGTCCACACCAGCTCTTGGAATTAGCAGTTTACTAAGTCCTGCATCCAGTTTGTCCAGCTCACTGCTACCTCAAACCTCCACGTCCACTTCTGTGTTTTCCACTCCTCTCTCAAGCATCGAAACGACTTCAGGAAACCTTGGCTCAATGTCAGCTCTGGTAAATCAAAGGAAAGGCAAACCACCAAATGTGGTAGTATTTGAGACTAAAAGCAGCTCTGATGAGGCTTTCTTTAAACATAAGTGCAGGTTCTGTGCTAAAGTGTTTGGAAGTGACAGTGCCTTGCAGATTCATTTGCGCTCCCATACCGGTGAGAGACCATATAAATGCAACATTTGTGGTAACAGATTTTCCACAAAAGGAAATTTGAAGGTCCACTTTCAGAGGCACAGAGAAAAATATCCCCATATCCATATGAACCCCTATCCAGTTCCAGAACATTTAGACAATGTTCCAACTAATACAGGTATTCCATATGGAATGTCTATACCACCTGAAAAACCCATAACAAGTTGGCTGGATAGTAAACCTGTATTACCTACATTGACCACATCTGTGGGTCTACCACTCCCCTCAACCATATCAGGTTTGTCTGCTATTATCAAATCAGAGGAGTGTCAGTCTATCTCAGTTAATCAGTCTTCTTGTAGCCCTCCAGGCTCAGTCAAGAGTGACTTGGGAGCAACAGAACCCTCTGTGAAAAATgctaatgatttggatgaagtgGAAGAAAGTGCTTCACCTACCTCAAATGGTAAACTAGATGAAAACACACAATCTATTAATTCTGTCACCAGCTTGGCTGTCCCTGTCAGTTCAAGTGCATCTGATTCAGGTCTAAGTACTACTTCTGCTTTTACAAGCCCACTTATACCACTTATGTCAGAACAGTTTAAGTCAAAGTTTCCATTTGGAGGTCTCTTAGATACTTTACAGGCGTCAGAAACTTCAAAGTTGCAACAGTTAGTGGAAAATATTGACAGAAAGATGACGGACCCCAACCAATGTGTCATTTGCCATCGTGTTCTTAGTTGCCATAGTGCACTGAAGATGCATTATCGTACACATACTGGTGAAAGGCCCTTCAAATGCAAAGTCTGTGGTCGCGCATTCACAACTAAGGGAAACCTGAAGACCCATTATGGTGTTCATCGTGCCATGCCACCATTGAGAGTTCAACATTCTTGTCCGATCTGCCAGAAGAAATTCACAAATGCTGTTGTATTGCAGCAGCATATTAGAATGCATATGGGAGGCCAGATTCCAAATACTCCAGTTGCTGACAACTATCCTGAATCTATGGAATCTGACACAGCTTCATTTGAAGACAAAAATTTTGATGATATAGATGAGTATTCAGATGAGAATATGGAAGATTGTCCTGATAGCAGTGTACCAGATACACCCAAATCTGCAGAGGCATCTCAAGGCAGTTTATCTCCATCTCCATTGCCATCAGAAATGTCCAGTATTGTAGCTCTTGAGAATCAAATGAAAATGATCAATGCTGGTCTTGTTGAGCAACTCCAAGCAAGCCTCAGGTCAGGTGAGAATGGATCAGCTGATGGAGACCAAATGACTAGTGACTCTTTTTCAATGCTAGGGGATATGGAGAGCCAAAGTGCTGGAAGTCCTGCCATTTCAGAATCTACCTCTTCCATGCAGGCTCCATCCCCAACCAACAGCAACACAGATAGTCGTAGGTCAAAATCACCAAGCTGTGAAGAGAGACAGCACAGAACTCTACTATCAGATTTATCTAATTCAGTGTCTCCAGCAACCACCAATGGTGGTGCCTTAGACCTGACTTCCAGTAATGCAGAACGAATAATTAAAGATGATGCTTTAAACATGCTATTTCCCACTCGAGATCGGGGTAAGTTAAGGAATACATCTTGTGATATCTGTGGCAAAGCATTTGCTTGTCAGAGTGCCTTGGACATTCATTACAGAAGCCATACCAAAGAGCGTCCATATATTTGCACAGTATGCAATCGTGGCTTTTCCACTAAGGGTAATTTGAAGCAGCATATGTTGACACATCAGATGCGGGACCTTCCATCTCAACTGTTTGAACCCAACAATACTAATGTAGGTCCTAACCAGAGTTCTTCAAATGTGGCTGCTAACAGTTTGACATCCCTAATCAAAACTGAGGTTAATGGTTTCATGCATGGGTGTTCCCAGGACTGTAAAGATCCACCTGCTAGCCTTATTTCATCAGGGCCGCTGTCTGCATCTGCTATCTCACCTGTCCTTCCAGCACCGCAAAGAAGAACTCCGAAACAGCATTACTGCACAGCATGTGGTAAAACATTCTCCTCCTCCAGCGCTCTGCAGATACATGAGAGAACACATACAGGAGAAAAACCATTTGCCTGTACTATATGTGGAAGAGCTTTTACCACCAAAGGCAACCTGAAG GTTCATATGGGGACACACATGTGGAACAGTGCCCCTGCGAGGCGAGGACGGCGTCTTTCAGTAGATGGTCCCATGGCATTCCTAAGCGGAAATCCCATTAAATTCACAGAAATGCTTCAGAAAGATTTGGCTGTTCGGGCTCGTGATGGAGACCCTTCTTCATTTTGGAACCAGTACGCAGCAGCACTAACAAATGGCTTAGCGATGAAGACCAATGAGATATCAGTGATTCAGAATGGTGGACTTCCTCCAAACCCCGCTAGTCTGGGAAATGGTGGCAGCTCACCAATCAGTGGTTTAACAGGGAGCATGGAGAAGCTTCACAATACTGAACTTAGTGCACCTCTAGCTGGTCTGGAGAAAATGTCAGCCACTGAAAATGGAACGAACCATAAATTCACCCAGTTGGTAGAAGACAACAAAGAAATTGTATCAAACTGA